The Diorhabda sublineata isolate icDioSubl1.1 chromosome 6, icDioSubl1.1, whole genome shotgun sequence genome includes a window with the following:
- the LOC130445657 gene encoding chondroitin sulfate synthase 2, which produces MHRCIKKFCFENIYIFLGITIGLYFSTVISNTDETKCTLAQLPMRNETAQEIINSSVNKLSVKQVKKTSPNPNKPKLVRPRYYSTELGIKEKLFVGIFTSEEKINTQALHINKTIGHLVDRIKFFITAQYKLKTKYNLTGLVGFTDARYKYRPFQVIKYVADTFGQSYDYYFFANDVTYINAHKLKDIVKKISVSMDVYMGSTVEDGSYCNLNSGIILSNSVLKAMRNHLDWCIMNAVSEDPSENIGRCAFHSYGISCQENIHMEQWSTYRIKHFELIPHLKELSEKTDFNNAVTVYPILQKNDFYSLNAYFLKQRLSTITQEISKNIIEDNWPPGQRPGAKPATRFDLPRQYYFNRSHIFFPDDFSVMKEHTAAELMDIENIIEEVKLKAKSIYGDDLKYVDLVNGYKVFDLSKGMDYIIDAKFENTNNQKEIVKRFEICKPINNVELISVPYVTENSRVNIILPIEDNQIHLAMEFLSMYASTIMDRKEKTFLMLVLLYQYNDESKGDADKYVDIKKFVTTHSVKYKNDDVKIAWLSIRLPEVSTPLYIEENKALMFATVDLALKKIGLESLTLILDVYCNISIDFLNRVRMNTIQGFQIFSPIPFRQYNSKVSQTIALDVNKNTGHFDKEEYKYISFYGKDYVIARKKHQHLIPLIRIDNDISKIIDEDHRNIGNLLEMFVKFHNKLHCMRATEMNLKIKYREETDLARKNLFLGNGVQLAKFLLQKNIPELM; this is translated from the exons ATGCATagatgtattaaaaaattttgtttcgaaaatatatacatatttttaggTATCACAATCggattatatttttcaactgtAATTTCCAATACAGATGAAACAAAATGTACCTTAGCACAGTTACCAATGAGAAATGAAACAGcacaagaaataataaattcatctGTAAATAAATTGTCGGTAAAGCAAGTCAAGAAAACGAGCCCTAATCCAAATAAACCAAAATTAGTACGTCCTAGGTACTACTCAACAGAACTAGGcatcaaagaaaaattattcgtCGGAATATTTACATctgaagagaaaataaatacTCAGGCTCTACATATTAACAAAACCATTGGCCATTTAGTTGATAGAATCAAGTTTTTCATAACAGCCCAGTACAAACTCAAGactaaatataatttaactGGTTTAGTTGGATTCACTGACGCTAGATATAAGTATAGACCATTTCAAGTTATTAAGTATGTAGCTGATACATTTGGACAAAGCtacgattattatttttttgcaaatgaTGTTACATACATAAATGCTCATAAATTGAAGGATATTGTGAAGAAAATAAGCGTCAGTATGGATGTTTATATGGGTTCGACTGTTGAAGATGGCAGTTACTGCAATTTAA aTTCAGGTATAATTTTAAGCAATTCTGTCTTGAAAGCTATGAGAAATCATCTAGATTGGTGTATAATGAATGCCGTTTCTGAAGATCCAAGTGAAAATATAGGTAGATGTGCCTTTCACAGTTATGGAATATCTTGCcaagaaaatattcatatgGAACAGTGGTCTACCTATAggataaaacattttgaattaattccACATTTGAAGGAACTATCTGAAAAGACGGATTTCAATAATGCTGTTACAGTTTATCCTATATtacagaaaaatgatttttattcattgaatgCTTATTTTTTGAAG CAAAGATTATCAACAATTACTcaagaaattagtaaaaatataatagaagatAATTGGCCACCAGGACAAAGACCGGGGGCTAAACCAGCTACCCGTTTCGATTTACCAAGACAGTATTATTTCAATAGATCTCATATATTTTTCCCAGACGATTTTTCAGTCATGAAAGAACATACGGCAGCAGAATTAATGGACATTGAG aatataattgaAGAAGTTAAATTAAAAGCAAAAAGTATTTATGGAGACGATTTAAAATATGTTGATCTGGTTAATGGATATAAAGTTTTCGATTTAAGTAAAGGGATGGATTATATTATTgatgcaaaatttgaaaataccaatAATCAAAAGGAAATTGTGAAaag attcgAAATCTGCAAACCCATCAATAATGTAGAATTAATATCAGTTCCATATGTTACTGAAAATTCAAGAGTAAATATAATACTTCCAATCGAAGACAACCAAATACATCTCGCAATGGAATTTTTATCGATGTACGCCTCAACTATAATGGATAGAAAAGAAAAGACATTCCTTATGCTTGTTTTATTGTATCAATACAATGATGAAAGCAAAGGAGACGCCGATAAATATgtggatataaaaaaatttgtaaccaCCCATTCGGTAAAATACAAAAACGATGATGTTAAAATTGCTTGGTTATCTATACGGTTACCTGAGGTATCCACACCTttatatattgaagaaaacaaaGCACTTATGTTCGCCACTGTAGATTTAGCTCTAAAAAAAATTGGTCTGGAAAGTCTGACATTAATTCTAGACgtttattgtaatatttcgaTAGACTTTTTGAATAGG GTTCGAATGAATACAATTCAAGGCTTCCAAATCTTTAGTCCAATACCTTTTCGACAATATAATTCAAAAGTATCTCAAACTATTGCACTGGATGTTAACAAAAATACTGGACATTTCGATAAAGAAGAGTACAAATATATATCTTTTTATGGAAAAGATTACGTTATTG ctAGAAAGAAACACCAGCATCTGATACCTTTGATACGTATCGATAACGATATATCTAAAATTATTGACGAGGATCATAGAAATATAGGAAATCTTCTAGAAATGTTCGTGAAGTTTCATAACAAGCTTCATTGTATGAGGGCGActgaaatgaatttaaaaataaaatatcgcGAAGAAACTGACTTGGCgaggaaaaatttatttttaggaaatGGAGTCCAGCTAGCAAAGTTtcttttgcaaaaaaatatccCTGAGCTTAtgtaa